Genomic DNA from Panthera leo isolate Ple1 chromosome A1, P.leo_Ple1_pat1.1, whole genome shotgun sequence:
AGACGTTGCCTTTGAAAAGTTCATTCTAGAGAAGTGatagggaaataataataatgtctgtAATATGTCAGCTTCCTTTTGTACATTTAGAAGATTCATCGTTTACTGATTTAAGAGAGCTGCTACTTTGCAGCTAAAAGGACCTAGGATAAGAATTCCTGCTGTGCTTTTTGCTAGCCTTTTGATCTGGTGCAAACACTTCACCTCAATGAGACTCGGgatcttcctctcaaaaatgaaactgACAGTAGTACTTAACTCTTAGAATTGTTAGGAAGACTAAGGATATAAGACGTACCTGTCATGTAGTTGGCCTTTGGAAAACGGATTAAGTGGGGTGAAACCTGGGCGGTCTAAAATTGATTTTGAAGCACCAGATCAGTGCTAATTCTGTAATTTTGGTAATAATTTTGTTATAAGGGAACATTCTTGTTTGGGGGGTATGCGGTAGAGTATTGGGGGAAACCAATAAGGCAAATGAGGGAAAATGTTACTAACATTTGGAGAATCTGGGTGAAGAATATGGAAAGTTCTTTGTACTTTTCACACAACGTTCTGTAAGtctgaatttatatttgtttttaaaaagttgattattACTGTTTGCAGCTATCATGTGTTGTAAGTGAAACAGTACACagtgtcttttgttttattttatttttttaagtttatttatttttgagagagagagagagagagagagacagcatgagcaggggaggggcagagagagagagggagacatagaatccaaaacaggctccaggctctgagctgtcagcccagagccccacgcggggctcgaactcacaaaccgcaagatcatgacctgagccgaaattggatgtttaaccgactgagccacccaggcgcccccagtacaCAGTGTTTATAACCTTCCAATCCCGTGTAGTTTCACCCCTTTTTCCTTTAGGGCTGTCTTATATTACATAGGAATATCTTATCCACCGCTCATATTGATGAAGTCATGGATTATACTCTTCAAACAGTGCTGCATTAAACACCCTTAACACACAAGTTTATGTACTTGTGCCAATATTTGCGTAgaataaatttttagaagtagaattgttgCTTCAGAGAATatcagcatttaaaattttgatactgccggggcgcctgggtggcgcagtcggttaagcgtccgacttcagccaggtcacgatctcacggtccgtgagttcgagccccgcgtcaggctctgagccccgcgtcaggcgctgggctgatggctcggagcctggagcctgtttccgattctgtgtctccctctctctctctgcccctcccccgttcatgctctgtctctctctgtcccaaaaataaataaaaaacgttggaaaaaaaaaattaaaaaaaaaaaaaaataaaataaaattttgatactGCCAAATTAAGTTCCAAATGTGTATGTTTCCTGTTACTTGTGTATGAGAATTGCCCCATATTCTCTTGGGTGGTACTGGCCCACCAGCCACGAGTGTTATGTGGTGGTTGTGAAGATGGCTTCTATGAGAACTGAGGTGGGTCCCCTCCACCCCAACAGGTTTCCCTGGGGCCAGAATAGCTAAGAGCTGCTTCTAAAACTGGGATGGCactgaagaaaatgagagaaaggagaGTATGACCTCTGTGGAAGCCAGTGCCTGTCACATAGAAGGTGTTCTGATATTTGTTGAACGATGGGTTATTTGAAATCTTCATAGTCTGTTAgatgaaaattcttaaaatttgctTCTAAAAGTGTACTAGTCTGAATACTTTCCTGCCTTTATTCagcatttgcattttccttgtcctcttttgtctatttttctgttttttaaaaaacacaggttTTGAAAAATCTCATTCATTGGACTTTTATTGAGGGTCTTGTAGTGCTGGAGGTAGAGCTGTGAACAAGACAGGCAGTTCCTGAAGTCCTAATGCTTTCCTTCTAGTGGGGGTGGAGtcagagaaaatatgtttttaaaaagtcaaaataaaattgCTAGTATTTGCTCCTTTTTAGACTTGTGTTTTTCTCCCGGAAGAATGggattatcttttaattttgcttatgaTATATTTTCCAGTGTggaatttttagatttatttttggtAGTTTGATCTGTTGGTCTTTTGTAGTAGCCTTAAAACTTGTAgttagttatttagttatttttttttttttaatctattttccttGATAGATTGTAAGCAACACTATAATGGaggtagtgtttttttttttttttttttttgtttatcattGAAAGATAGTATGGTGTACTGTTTGAAGTCTTTAGGTTCTGGATCCTTCCTCTACTACTTGGTGACGTTATACAAGTGGTTCAACCTTTCTGAGCCACAATTGTCTCCTCTCCAAAACGGAAGCAGCTTTTCTCACAACCACAAGAAAAGTACTCACAACCACAAGAAAAGGCACGTAGTATGTCTCATATATTATCTGTTGTCATAATCATCATCCCTGGATACTCATTGTCCTATATCAGACAAACCGTAAACAACCAAAAGAGTGAATACACATTAAAGATGTTTGTACCTACTTCCAAATTCCCATTGATTTGGAGTTGTCTTGACATGGATGAAGCTGCTCAACAAATGCTTATGAAACTTCTGTGTACAAGGTTGTGGTCATAGAACTATGATAGAGAGTCCTTCCTCTTATGGAGCTTGTAGTTTGCTCAGGGAGAGAAATCAAATACCGGTTCAGAGAATAAAAGAAGGTAGGATCTGCTTTTGATGAATAATTAAGTAAGTTTTTCTTTAGAGGTGACATTTTAAGCTACTgcctgaagcaggaagaaaagcaTGTGGAAAGACTGAAAGAAGAGGTTATAGTTAATAGTATAGTATAGTTAAAGAATAGTGTAAAAATAGTAGATTAAAGACAGTTCTGCTAGGATATAGTGAAGGAGAAGGAATGTGGGATGAAAACAATTAATGCTGGCTATTATGTGGAAGAACAGTAGTGAAAGCAGAAGGATCCTTGGGGGAAGCCATTATATCCCTGGCAAGAAGGAATGGTGGTTTGGCCAGAACTGATGAATTTGAGATAGTGAAGGTGTGGAATCAGCAGGACTTGATAAATTTGTGATAGGGAGGAGAGGaggtaattctttttttgaaTGCTTTATGAGACattcagaagaaactgaggcagtcTCCATTGGAGGTAGAAAGTACAGAGTCCTAAATCATAGACCAGGATTTCTCCACTTTGGCACAATATATTGATATTTGGGGATGGATAGTTCTTTGTTGGGGGCTGTCATGTAAgggtttagcagcatccctggcctctacccattagatgccagtagcactctatcccccagttgtgacaagtaaaaatgtctccagattttGCCATATGTCTCCTAGTGGGCAAAATTGACTTTGGTTGAGAACCAGTGATAGAATTGGTGTTTAAGGCTGTAGAATTGACTGAGATTACGCAAGGGAGACTGTAAAGCAGAGGTCTAAAACTGCAGACCACGAAGATTGTTGTAGATAAATTCTTTTCGACCCCACAGAACTTGACACTTTCTGAAATTAGTTACCACTATTTAAAAATCGAGAGATTCTGCATAAAATCTGGATTTTTGTCCTCGTTTCagaaatcaggaaactgaggaacaatGATTTTTCATTCCCACATGAAATCTAATGGCTGGAGGCTTTGAGATCTGGCTGGCATGCATGTGCTTAATTCATCTGAATCCTTGCCCCAGAGTGCTTCACTGTTTTCGTTGCTTGCTTTCTCCCTTCGGCACTTGAGTTTGTGATGCCCTAGTTTAGAGTGAGAAGAGGGCCCCAGAGAAACCCTCTGAAGCATGCCAACATTAAAATTTGGGTGGAGTAGAGGCAGTGAAGGAGCTAGACAGGGAGCGGCCAGCGAGGTAGGAGAGAAACATAAATGTAGGCTCACAGAAGCCAAGGGAGAAGGGAAGTGtggtgaaaaagaagaaaatgctgaaGAATCATTGAGTAAAATCACCTTTGAAAAATATCCATTGGATTTGCTTGTTTGGTGATTGCTGATGACCTTGATGAATGGTTTTTGTGGAGTTAGTAGGTTGAGGCCAAATTGGATAATGACAAAAATGAATATGCAGCATGTGTAATTTGGCTGTAGAGAGGAGTAGAGAAATGGAATAACTGGTGAGGAATCCAGATtttatttatagatgaaaatataCTACACTTTTTTTGTGCTGATGAAAACCttaagcagagaaggaaaaattatcAGATGATTGAAGATATAATGCTAATTAGAAAAAGATGGCAGCCTTACTCTGTTGTTTTAGAAACTAAGGAGATCATTTTGTCCTGGGCCCCAAACtgccaaggaaaaaaagaaaatactctgtCTGTAGTATACAATGTGACAGGTTTGTTTTGTAGCTCGACTCTaaatttttggtttatttccatAGATTTTTGATCTTCCGCAATGGGTGAGCCACAACAAGTGAGTGCCCTTCCGCCACCTCCAATGCAGTACATCAAGGAATATACAGATGAAAATATTCAGGAAGGCCTAGCTCCCAAGCCTCCACCTCCAATAAAAGACAGTTATATGATGTTTGGCAATCAGTTTCAATGTGACGATCTTATCATTCGCCCTTTAGAAAGTCAGGGCATCGAACGGCTTCATCCTATGCAGTTTGATCACAAGAAAGAACTGAGAAAACTCAATATGTCTATTCTTATTAATTTCTTAGACCTCTTAGATATCTTGATAAGAAGCCCTGGGAGTATAAAACGAGAAGAGAAGCTAGAAGATCTTAAGCTGCTTTTTGTGCATGTGCATCATCTCATAAATGAATACCGACCCCACCAAGCAAGAGAGACATTGAGAGTCATGATGGAGGTGCAGAAACGTCAACGCCTTGAAACAGCTGAACGGTTTCAAAAGCACTTGGAGCGAGTCATTGAGATGATTCAGAATTGCTTGGCTTCTTTGCCTGATGATTTGCCCCATTCCGAAGCAGGGATGAGAGTAAAAACTGAACCAATGGACGCTGATGATAGCAACAATTGTACTGGACAGAATGAACAGCAAAGAGAAAATTCAGGTCATAGGAGAGACCAGATTATAGAGAAAGATGCTGCCTTGTGTGTCCTCATtgatgaaatgaatgaaagaccatgaaggatgtttcttcttttttttcttttcccttttcagtaAATGGCGTATATTGGTTAATTTGCTCTTGGAGAGTCTTAAAAGAGGTATATCTAGAAGTCATGTAAATGGCTTGACTCCAGCCTTATCAATCATGAGATGTCACAGGCCATTTCACTTTGTGACAAATATAGGCAAATGAGTATGCATACATTAAGGGTAATCGCCTTAAAAAGCAGAGTGCTGCAGTTGTGTGAAACATTCCTGGTTTTGGAGTTGCATAGAATGTTGGAGATATCCTCAGTAATAGCAGGCCTTCCTTCATCTTTGAAAAGTAGATTTGTCATTTGCTTTAAGAATGATTGATAAATAAAGGATAACAAGctgaataaatgtgaaattctaaaatctttagatttattttacttaaaaatttacttaatctCTAAAAACGTAGTATAACATGCTAAAAGAGAGGAACCCCATAGAGTTATAAAACAGCAGTTTTGTGTTTCCTCTCTACTGCTTCTGTAAACACACTATCTGAGCTACTTGGCCCTACCCTGGATaggtcttataatttttttctactcagaTAATAAATCCTTTGATCACTTTTAGTTACAAAcattcatttttgtaaatgtctAATTAGCTATGCATTTTCCTTAAAGCTATGCTCAAGACTTGATAAGGCTGGAAGCCTGCATTGGGAAAGGGATTTGATAGCAAAGACTATTGGATTGTGTGCTGGAGATTCTTTTTCCCTTAAGATGTGGCTGCCCTGCCAGGGTCTACATTTTTTCACTCCTCTTGGGTCTACACATGGGACTAAGTTCTTAGCAATGGagtatggatacaaaaattcagGCCGTTTCCACAAAAATTTCTTGGCGTGTTCCTCCATTCCCTTCTCATCTGCTGGTTGGATGGCTGCACCTAGGATGACTGTGGAAGCCACTTGAAGATGATAAaggttcagtcagttgggtctTTGAGTGACTAGGACTAAGCCCTTCTTTTATTATCCACTCACCCACCCTAGTTGATTTGACCAGGAGCAAGAAGTCAGCTTGTTTTGAGCACTGAGATTTTATTTCTGCACTTTTCTGCCCTCCACCCTCTCTTCCACCAGGGGCTTGGTGGAGAATCTTCTTTGTTCCTGAAGTTCTCTGCTGGTCTTTCTCTTTAtgtaggccagtggttctcaaagtgttgtCTAGCAGCATTACATCACTTGggtacttgttagaaatgcagattctcaggcctcaCCCTAAATCTACTAAATCAAATTCCATGGGTAGGGTCCAAAAAGCTGTGGTCTAAAAAGCTCTCAGGTTGTCATACACACTCAAGCTTAAGAATCACTGATAAAGGTAGTGCTTTTTCCCAGGTGTCCCCTTTGAGTCTTTCCTCAGTTCTTGGTTTCCAGTATATCACCCTTCAGGGATTTGCTCTATGAAGGTTTCTAGTTCTAGAACTGGCAAAGTCCAGtttgatgtggccacaagcctaTTCTGTATGTGAAACATTCATgcatccttttctttaaaaatcttgggATGTAGACTGTTGCCAAATAGATACTTCTCTATTAGACAGCTAGTTGGccagtctaatttttttttttttttttttcctgttatgtgTTTGGTATAGATGTTTGGGCTCAGAGAACACAGTCCAGGCTCTTTAAAGCTTAAATTGAAGTGCATAACACTTGAGCAACTCTCCAAAGAAATCTTCCTTTGACCTCAACCTTTTGTTAACCTTGCAGATGTTGGGCCAAGAGGTACTAAACCAATTTTGGCTTGCTTTGCAATTGTTTGCATGGAAAAAACTAAATGAGTCTCATAACATTATAAGAGTCACAACATCATTTgtatgagggtgtgtgtgtgtgtgtgtttagggagGATTAGGGATTAAAATTCCATGAGGAATCTTAAATTCTGACTTTGGAGGATCTGATCTTGCAGGTCTAGGTGGCACCTGACCAAAACTCTTAAATTAGAGTTCTAATGTGAACTGCAATTACAATGAGATGAAGGAGCAGTCGTGATCTGATAATTGTTACAAGGTTAAAAGTTAATACAGTCTTTCAATCTTGTGAGGGTCAAAATATATCTCTGCATTCCTAGTTATAATGAATATTCCTGATAGACTGATTCCTCAAAGTGAGATATCTGCGATAGCCTGGCACTTCTTGAAATTACTGATGTCCAGACcacagagattctgatttcattgttCTGGAGTGGGCCTTGGGCACTGGTTTTAAGAAATCTAGATGACTTGACCGTGTAGTGGGCTAAAGGAATATTGCATTCGTACTCTGCTTTAGCTAGTTGAAGCAAAAAGACAAACTTTTGAAATGATAACTGTGCTATTATATGATGAAAGTATAAATTGACCATCCAATTTATAGGAAGGGGTCCAGAGCATCTGACTCAAACTCCATTCAGATCCCTTCATTATTTCTCCTGTATGGTTTCTCTCTGTTAGCTTCATTCTCTTTACAAACCAGCCTTTTTATGAATGGATGGAGAACATGGCTGCTGACAGTTCCCAAGTGTTAAGTCTTTCTGCCCCACTGCCTGAAAAAAGGAGGACTAATTAACCAGTCCAGAGAGGAAATTAGGGGTGGCATTCCTGATCCCAGCTGGGGCCTGAATCCTGTAAGAATTTGGCAGTCCCCAAGATGTCCACGTATGGAAGATAGTCTACCGCTTGAGAAAGGAGGTGCTGAGTTGATCATACTGTAGATCCCCACTACAAATTGAGCACATGTaagtttttgataaaaataaacagCTTGTATcttaactaaatagaatttaagtaaaaatttgaaaataaagggaaaaaaataaataggttgtgttaatttatattcccaatccctctcctccccatcatTTGTTAATTGTCTTCATTTAGTGAAAAATGTGGCCCTCTGCCTGACACTGGTCTAGTTACTAGGGAAATGGAGAGTGGGGAGGAAAATGAAAGGTgagcaagaaaacaaatgtgttttaACTTTCTGGCCATTACAACACTCAGAAGaatcttctaattttattcctATTGCTTGCTAAAAATTCCTTGTCcatgttatcttttcaaattatgtttacATGTGCACATTTGTTAAGGGCTTTGGAAGGAAGCTTCAACTGTGTTGTGCTGTGTTTCTGAGAAAAGGTCTGTGCTAGATTCTGAGGTCACTGGGAACACCAAATAGAAGTGTCtcatgaggaaataaaaagttaGCATGATTTGGGTGAAAAAGGCTAGTAATGCCTGCAGCATAGGGAAGAGTTTGGAGCTGGAGAAACACATGGAGGGCAGATTATAGGCTTTAGGTAAAGGGAAGGAGTTTGTTTTTCCCTAAATAAGAATGGAAATCAATAACAACTGTTGAGAGATCTTTGCTAACACTGCTCTAATCACTTTACgtacataaattcattttattctcacaacATCCCAATGAAatcagtatgattttttttttcaatatatgaaatttattctcaaattggtttccatacaacacccagtactcatcccaaaaggtgccctcctcaatacccatcacccaccctcccctccctcccaccccccatcaaccctcagtttgttctcagtttttaagagtctcttatgctttggctctctcccactctaacctcttttttttttttttcttcccctcccccatgggtttctgttaagtttctcaggatccacttaagagtgaaaacatcagtatgatttttatatccattacagatgaggaagcagaggttcagagagcttatataatttacccaaggtcaccaaGCCAGCAGGTAGCAGAACCAGGATTGAAACCTAGTTTCAAAACTTAAACACTCAACCTCCATACTTTAGCACCTTCCTACTGCATCATATAATTAATAAGTCATCATGGATCCTAGAATGGGATCCCATATTTTGATCCTAAAGTCCATACTCTCAGAGACTACACGATCCTGGGCTGAGGGAGGAACAGATCTGTAGATGGAAATTAATGTTGAGGCATTTATGTCTTAGACCTCCGTAGGTATCTTAAGGAGATACTGTGCTTATAGGGCTAATGTTCCATAAAAACCACTCTTGGCAGGTATTCTGCCACTTTATGAAACTGAGGATCAGTTTTGTGGCTTGCCCAGGTGGTGTATCTAAATTAGAATCTGGGTCAGGgttgacaaactttttctgtaaacacCGGTTAGTAAATACTTCAGGCATTGAAGACTGTAAGGTCTGTCACAACTACTGAATTATTGTggtacaaaagcagccatagaccaTACCTGAGTAAATGagtgtggctatgttccaatacaACTTTATAGGCActgaaacttgaatttaaataattttcacgTTATGAaacattcttttgattttttaaaaccatttaaacatataaaatattccttAGCTTGTGGCCTGTACAAAAACAGGCCACTGACTGAATTTGGCCTACGGGCTATGATCTGGGTGGTTGGATTCAAAACCCTGGAGTTGTGtgcacaaaaccacaaaaaatcaagaaataaaaatcatagaattaTTCTAAGGCCTAAATAAGATTATGGCTACAAACCACTTGGCACAATTTCTGGTATTTAGGAATCTATCCAAGGTCAGTTAATATCTTCCCTGATAAGACTTTTGTCTTCATGTGGCATTTAGATTCAGATCGAAGAACTGTTCTCAGATTGCAATGCAATGAGTCTAACAGTAAGTGGCACTCTTCCCTTGAGTTCAGAAGCTGCAACCAGGGAGAAGGCTAGAGATGCTCAGTGCTGCTAATGATACTGAGCCTTGTTTTTAATTCAACAAGTGAAACTCGTTGCCTGTGCCTCTGGCCTACAAAATCTTTTCTCATGGAGAGGACAGGgtgtgaatttttcaaaataatcagtattaTGTTGTGAATACAAGTCTTGTATTCAGAGCCTTGCTCTCCTGGACAAGACCTGGGGAAGGCCTCAGGCACTGTTGGTTAGCACTGAGTGAATGATGACAAGATGTTTCTTACATTTGCTTAACACACAAGACCAAGGTCTGTGAAGCTGCTGGTTCCCTGTCTACCACTAGGTTTGGAATAAGGGAAGACATTCAAAGGATGGGACTCAGGTGGGGAGGTGTATGGCTGGGCTGATCAGGAATGCATCAGAACTACAAGGAAAGATGTCTTTTGCCTCTTTATTGActtccccattcattcattcattcattcattcattcattcgaccaACATGAGGATCTGCTATGAATACCATGCAACTGTTAGGAACTGTTAAGAATGAGAATACtgacatggaaagatattctggaTATGATAAAATCAGGTTATGATGTGTAGTCTGAGTTCATATTTGTGTCTATCAGTGGATAgccaaattggaaaaataaaaatgatcttaCGGATGAATAAATTGAAACTGAAGAATGTAACTTACTATACACTAAGGACATTTCAACtagcagatgagaaaattaaaattcaggtttaaaagagaagagaatgagcaAGACATGGTAGAATTGGGGCTCTACTATTTACTAGCTCTGTACCCTTGGTTGACACTCAATTTTCTTAACTATGATAATTCTAGCACCCATTTCCTAGGGTAGGTAGTGTTAATgtagaaagtgaaagagaagacCTACTCCAATTCTTTCTGAAACTCGTTTGTCCCCAAGCAACATAGTCCATTAGGTCTCAGGCTTGCTAATCAATCTGTGCAGAAGTATCTGATCTGGGAGGGCTGAGGTGGTGCCTGCTTGAGTGGTGCATGAGCCTGGGCTCTAAGCCACTGCTCCTTTAGGggaaagtgataaaaataaaaaagaggaaggcacaaataatagcagaaatgaaaaaggagaattcCTATAGATTTTATAAACAgtatgaaataatatgaaaatactagATGCGAAAATCTagacaaaatggacaaattcttataaaattaccaattttgtttaagaatagaaaacttgaatagaaaaaaatcttaatgattttttttaaaagaaaccagtAGTCAAAAtctcataaaattttaagttcaaaTAGCTTTGCTGGCAAGTTCTATCAAGCAttgccagaaaaacaaaacaaatcaaaacaaacttATTTTATACAGACTCTTTCAGAGAATAGATAAGGGGAACATTTTATAAGAATAGCATAAAATATCAGTACATTCAACCTAggaatatgcaaaaataaaaaagtaatgtttattttaggaaTGTAGAATAGAAAATTAATGTAGTCTGACACAATAgtagattaaaggagaaaaatcactgAATCTTCTCAACTGATGCACAAAAGGCATTTATAAAATTTAGTATCCATTcacgaaaaaagaaaaaaagtctcttggaTATTTAGGAATGGAGGAGAACTTCGCCAACATAATAAACAGTAGCTCCATAAAACTACACCATAATACATACCCAAGGTGGAAGCTGAAACCTTTAAGAGCTAGAATGAAACAGGATGCCTGCTATCAAAGTTTCTGTTAAATTTGAACTAGATTCCCTATCCAGcatggcaaggaaaaaaaatgtaggattgaaaatgaagatactaaactgtcattatttgcaagAAATACGACTATCTATACAGAAAATGCAATATAATCTACAGATAATTTATTAATAAGAGAATTTACtggttggaggaaaaaaaaattctaaaatagagTGCATTTCAGAATACCAGaaacaaacaacataaaaacttaaaaataagatactATGTAAAATAGTATCAATAATATAAAGTACCTAGAAGAAAATCAAGGTACCAGTTGAAGACCTCTAtggagaaaagttaaaaattttattaagggGAAAATTAAAATCTAGATAGATAAAACATGTTTATGGACTGGAACACTCAATATTGTAAAGAGGCCAAATTTATTCCACAAAgtgggaatatttatttataacatatttatttataacattaaatCAGGAAgactggtatccaaaatatgtaaattattcaTATAAATTGATAGGCAAAAAATTGagaaacccaacagaaaaatgggcaaaataaatatttgtcctcTTAGCACTCTCCAAATCCAAATGGttcacaaacaaaagaaaaggtactTTATTAACCTCTCtagtaaagaagaaaatgcaaattaaagccacagtgagaAGCTATCATATCCTTTagcattttggggaaaaaaaaaatctggcaatgCTAGGCGTTGGTGAGGATGCATAATAAGATAAATTCTTATATACTGCTTGGAGATGTCTTGGGAAACAGGCATCTAATAAGGTCCAAAATGTATATCCCCTCttacccagtaattccactcagAAATATACTCCAGAGAAGGTTCTGTATGTGTGCAATAGGATTTGAGTACGAGAATGTCCAGGGTGGCATTGTTAGTGATAACTGAAACAGAAGATGAAGTGctcatctaaaataaaatgaacaaataatttttttatgtttttatttattttttgagagggagagaaacagagagagagagagagagagagaatgcaagtaagagaagggcagagagagagggagacacagaatcggaagcaggctccaggctctgagctgtcagcacagagcccaacgtgagctcatgaaccatgagatcatgacctgagacaaagtcagatgcttaaccaactgagccacccacgcgccccccaAAAATGAACATATAATTTGGGACATATCCATTCCCAGAAAAATATCCAGTAATAACCCATAGGAATACACAACAGCATGAACGAACCTCACAAATAcattgttgagtgaaagaagcaaaacacaaaaacttgcaGATAATGTGATATCATTCATATGatgttaaaaaacaagcaaaaccatACATATAATTTTGGAATGCAAACACAGGTTGTAAAACCGCAAAATAAACCAAATGATTATTGCAAGGTTTAGAATAGTAATTATCTGTAGGAGAGGAGGAAGATTTTGTGATCAGGAAAAGACATAGGAGCTCAGAATGAGTGTCAGCAGGACTTGAGGAGACTGGGagtgttttcccttttgttttgagTCCTGGTTGAGTGTTTGCTTTATAAACATCTGTACCCTATAAATTTATATGTGCAATGTTTTATATATCTGTTATATTTTCCACCAGACAGCAGTTTAACCTCAAAGCCATGTTGTGACATCATCATGCACCCATTGtcttggaaaaaattaaaaagtctgatGGAACTGTTACTGGCAAAGATATGGAGCATCGTAAGAGTTCTCCCTGGCAGTGAGAATGTAAAGTGGAGTAAGCGCTTTGGAAAACTTCTCACCCACAGTCCTGTAAAGTGGAT
This window encodes:
- the MED7 gene encoding mediator of RNA polymerase II transcription subunit 7, which codes for MGEPQQVSALPPPPMQYIKEYTDENIQEGLAPKPPPPIKDSYMMFGNQFQCDDLIIRPLESQGIERLHPMQFDHKKELRKLNMSILINFLDLLDILIRSPGSIKREEKLEDLKLLFVHVHHLINEYRPHQARETLRVMMEVQKRQRLETAERFQKHLERVIEMIQNCLASLPDDLPHSEAGMRVKTEPMDADDSNNCTGQNEQQRENSGHRRDQIIEKDAALCVLIDEMNERP